The sequence TTTACTACcctccctttttttttttttatttaattattattttggggGTTGGgtgtttgtttattaataaaaatgattttttgtACAAATTgtcattatttttacttttaatttatttaaaaaaaataaatttatccTTGTGGTAagatataatttcaaataatgagtcgttaaaaaaaaagttgctttttgaaatttttaatcttattttatctattattttttttattttattttattttatttttttgttttattttactatttttattacgtgaatattagtattttaatttatttgttatcatcatttaatttttttttttttttttttttttttttttttttttttttttttttttttttttttttttttttttccttacctattttttaaaaaagaaatcgtTTAAAATGGCCAAAGTATTAGCTGGTGATTTTACAGTAAAAGATTGTGTAATTCTTGGGTGATTAGCAATTTCATAATCATTACCACCcaaaaaagttttatcacCAAAAAAGTAGAGTGTTTTAAATTCATCCTCTGGTAAATGACGTAAACAATAAGTTTTATCCCAACCAATTGGAAAAACATCAAAACTTATTTGACCACCAATTGAATATTGTAAaccaaaagatttaaattcctcttttaatattgataccATTGTTGATCTAATTTTGTGTtcctgaaaaaaaaaaaaaattattattaaatttaatatatatatatttaatcaTATTTAAAAGTACAATAAACCTACCAAATCATacttttcaaattcttcacGTTCTTGTTGGGAACAATTTCTACCAATTGGCGAGATATTAAGCATACCATTTCTAAATTCAACAAAGGTACCTCTTTTTATTGGAATATCAAGATCAGCTACATAATGTAAcacaaaattaataaattttttgatattttcttCACCTAAATACTTTTTAATATcctaaaataatatttaattattatgatgctatatattttatttatgattactactattaatataataaaaaattttaataattacttGAATTTCTAATAATGAACCATCTTTATATGCTATTAAACCATTTTCTGCAAATAcataatcaaaatcattaataaaattttcacCTAATTgctctttaattttattaaaattagagccaccaacaacacctatctttatttttgttCTTAAAGATGCCAATAATTCTTTCATTTCATTGGTGATTgcctatttattttttaaagcatttttattattttattttataaaaatgttaaccaatcattttattaatttattttataaaaatataaaatacgGATACTTGCATTTCTCGGTTTAGTTAAAGTATCATCCACATCAAACAAACATATagtgtttttattttgtgaCATTTCAAAGGAatttttgttaataaatCTCACAAATCAGATTAATcaaaacaaatgaaaaaaaaaaaaaaatgaaaaaataagaaaataaaaaaaaaatttataacataaaaaaaaggaaaaaggaaaaattgaaaaaaaatcaacataaaaaaaaaaaaaaaggaaaaattaaaaaaaattattgcgTTGTTGCCAATGGGAGCATggaaaaaaaggtaaaataaaaaaagaggtGACTAACCGAGCAGCGCCAcatagaaataaataataaataattaattatttttatatccaGCCAATCTTagttgtttattttaaagaaaaagattttttttttttaaagatttttttttttcccaacacccaatatatttatagtttttgaaatttttatttttttttttttttttttttttatttttcattttttatttttttttatttttattttttttttttttttttttttttttttaaccgaACTATGGAATATTATTAGAGAACCAAATGGAAATGGAATGAAAAAGCTATAATGATTAGgtttatagttttttaaaaaataaaaaattaaaattaaaaataattaaatataattaaaaataattaaaaataattaaaaataaaaataatttttggtaaaaaagattatttaaaaaaaaaaaaaagaaaaaaaaaaaaaaacctaaatactatttttaaaaaaaaaaaaaaaaaaaatgggtggTGCGGTGCTTATTAATAGTGGTAACAGTAGTAATACTCCTATTAATGAAGAAGAGCCGTCTGGATTGGAAACTAATTTTGGTACCACTActccaaatttaaaaaaaaagtacttAATTCagtatataatattatatgcATATTTAGCGTGTATTTTTATATCAACATTTTTATATGATATTTTCATTCcaactttattatttcattatgTTGAACATAAATTTCCAGATTTAACACCTCAAGAAAAAAGTTCGAAATCATCATATTATAAATCTTATTCTGATGGTTTTCCATTTTTAGttatgtttttatttgtaagtttttaaataataatttttaatattttataacaaTAGAataattgttaataattattaattgttttttttttttttttttttttaataaaaataagggACCACTTGTGGGATATATTTCAGATAGATATGGAAGAAAatccaatttttatttatcagTTTTAACAGTTATGTTTGTTATTATGTCATGTTTTGTATCAATGGAAACAAATAacatttattgtttttatgtTTTCCATACCATTGGTGGTTTATATAATGTTTCAAACTCTGTAGTTTTTTCATTCATTTATGATATTTCCGATGAAAAAGATATTCCAGTTTTGTTTACATTATGTGGACTTTCAATGGGCCTTGGTACAACGATTGGATCTTTAATTTATGCATTTGTACCAACTGATAAGGTTCCATATATGATGTTATACATTTCTAGTGGGTTCGCTTTAGTATCTCTTATACTTGttccatttttaattgaaaccATTCACATCTCTcgagaaaataataaaaataaaacttttgtaaaaaaaagttttgaaaATCCAAATCCATTCTCAActattaaaagtttattcACAAATAATGGTTTTATTTCTTGgacaattttattatttttttcaattcaatATACTGGTCAAGATATCTGGTCAACCTTTTACTATTACTCATATCTAATGTATAACTGGAATCAAAAAACAATTGGTCTTTTTACtcttggtgttggtggtgcaACAATTTTATATAGTGTTTTAATTGttccattatttttaaaagttttatgtatgttgtaaatttataaattattttttattattgttgaacaaatttaattaaatattaacttttttttttttatttctttcttttttttttttttttttttttttttagctgaaaaaaaagtaattacaATTGGATTCTTTATTACATTCTGTGCACATGTAATGCTATCAAGTTCAAAGTTTTCacaatatctttttatttttggtgcAATAGTTAGTAGTATTGTTCCATGTGTTTCGAATTTATTATGCTCTGTAATATCTAAATCTACACCTCAAGAAGTTCAAGGATCAGTATTAACAGGTCTTCAATCTGTAAAAGCACTTGGTAGCTTTGCTGGTGCCATGGTAGCTAATAATTTACTAAGTCATTTCTCAAGTGATGAATCATCGATTTACTTTCCTCAAGctatctattttttaaatggtgttgtattatttataataatgatcATTTCTATTTTAGTTTGgagattttataaaaacaaaatcaaaaataatgtaaacaataataacaattaataaaattaaaaattattttttaattttgttcacttcaaagtaaaataattaattttttttttttttttttattttttatttactttttttattttttttatttttttttaaaccaatatggtatatttaaattaaagaaaaaacaaaaaaaaacaaataaataaattttaagttttaatattattttttttattttattttttttttatttgaataatttaaacatATCCACCTTGGTTACCgaaaattgattgaatttgagTATTGTATTGATTAATTTCACCTAACCATTCTGGTTTATCTTGAGCGATTTGGTTATAGAAAACTCCGGCCATTAAGTAATTTGCAATTTGGTTTGGATGGAAACCATCAATTGGTTCTATAAtaggaaaaattaaaaaaaaaaaaaaaaagttagtattaactttatttaaaattattattattattattattaaaacttacCAATAAGATCATAAGTTTGACCACCTTGAGCAACCCACATTTCATTAATAGTTGCGAATGGGAAATCGTAATAAATCATAtcgaaattattaaaagtataatttttaatgagTTGATTATAAACGAGAGATAATTGAGCAGCACGATTACTGGTATAATCACGAACTGTTTCATTTGGATTCATCCAACCCCAACATGGACTTACTTGAATACAATTTAAGAAATCATAAACCTCTTCATATGTACAACCGAGTGGATGTGTTCTATTCCATAAACTATCCCAAAGTACTCTACCATCAGCTAAACCAACAAAAACGACATGTGAACCTTTTGGTAAAGTTgtttctaaataatttaagaTTGTTAAAATGTTTTCACCAAATTCTTCTACGGTAGTCATTGAATCATAATCATGATGACCACTACAAACATCGTTACCAATGAGTTCGAGG comes from Dictyostelium discoideum AX4 chromosome 2 chromosome, whole genome shotgun sequence and encodes:
- the pmmB gene encoding phosphomannomutase B, with the translated sequence MSQNKNTICLFDVDDTLTKPRNAITNEMKELLASLRTKIKIGVVGGSNFNKIKEQLGENFINDFDYVFAENGLIAYKDGSLLEIQDIKKYLGEENIKKFINFVLHYVADLDIPIKRGTFVEFRNGMLNISPIGRNCSQQEREEFEKYDLEHKIRSTMVSILKEEFKSFGLQYSIGGQISFDVFPIGWDKTYCLRHLPEDEFKTLYFFGDKTFLGGNDYEIANHPRITQSFTVKSPANTLAILNDFFFKK
- a CDS encoding major facilitator superfamily protein gives rise to the protein MGGAVLINSGNSSNTPINEEEPSGLETNFGTTTPNLKKKYLIQYIILYAYLACIFISTFLYDIFIPTLLFHYVEHKFPDLTPQEKSSKSSYYKSYSDGFPFLVMFLFGPLVGYISDRYGRKSNFYLSVLTVMFVIMSCFVSMETNNIYCFYVFHTIGGLYNVSNSVVFSFIYDISDEKDIPVLFTLCGLSMGLGTTIGSLIYAFVPTDKVPYMMLYISSGFALVSLILVPFLIETIHISRENNKNKTFVKKSFENPNPFSTIKSLFTNNGFISWTILLFFSIQYTGQDIWSTFYYYSYLMYNWNQKTIGLFTLGVGGATILYSVLIVPLFLKVLSEKKVITIGFFITFCAHVMLSSSKFSQYLFIFGAIVSSIVPCVSNLLCSVISKSTPQEVQGSVLTGLQSVKALGSFAGAMVANNLLSHFSSDESSIYFPQAIYFLNGVVLFIIMIISILVWRFYKNKIKNNVNNNNN